cggacagacagacagacagacggacggacggacggacggacggacggacggacggacggacggacggacggacggacggacggacggacttGGTGGTGAATAAGGAACAGCAGGGGACGGGGTTACTGATCAATGTTTTTGTCTTTAATTAACTTGTACTATGAAGTGAACAGGATTTGGATGCTATCAGACACATGATGCTTatgtgtcagtcagtctgtccctCGTTCCGTTTCGACCCCCCTCCTCCACAATGGGGCGTGGTCATTTTAACTCTTTTTTTTACTATTATAATTCCTTTAGACGGGCATCAGAGGCGCCTGTGCTGTCGTCTTGTTGCTACACAAGCTGTTTTACTCCTTAGTCTCCGGGGTAACAAGGTTTGTGTCCTGTCGTCAGGGTTACCGGTTCATAGGCTTGGGGTCGTTAATCCTTTAGGTAACTCTCTCACCACCATTTAAATTGCATTAAAACCATGTTCAAACACACATGTATTATAGTGCTttatatgtgaatatattgagAAATAGTTTGAGAATGTTTAGGTAAGCTGAGTCTTTGTGAAAGGATGGACTGTTGGTCCGTGATATAACCTGTCAATAGCCTGGTGTCAGTATACCAAACACAGGtgaatgaagggggggggggtcgaagTGAGTACCCCTGTCTGCTCCAGCAGCTCAAATCAACACCCCCTTCCTCTGTAAGCTAAAGCCAGGATTCCACCGATTCACAGCCTCTTGTTTGAGTTTTATTTTGGTGGTGGGGGTTGCAGcatttttctgttttgtttgttttgagactttttattttattttttgtacaAAAAGAGTTTCACCCCAACTCTACTGTAAGTACTGTGCAAGCACATTGTCAtgctgagtgtacaaacattttaaaagaaaaataaagtttttgtaaaaatgtgtatTCCATTTTCAACTTGCACACTATTGAAATATTTCTAGCGTTTACCCAGAACCAACTGAGAAGTTCCTCCACTACATGGTTAGACACCCAGTAGTGCACTGCATTCCACCCAATCCCTGTTTCACTGTGTACTTACCCCTTCAATACAGGGTGCATATGGAGGGACAGGctgtttacatcccaaatggcagcctgttccctatttagtgcactacttttgacaagatttgaacaaaaatataaatgcaacaatttcaaatattttacttagttacagttcatataatgaaaACAATTCATTAGGTCGCTAATCTATGGCTTTcacgtgactgggaatacagatatgcatctgttacaGTGGCGGTCTGTGCCTCTGAGGGAGCACTTTTTATTTTTCATGAgcgtggccttatttctattccagcatattggatgactgtcattcatattccattcacccagttcaatgtaacatcgataggtttaggctactacatgatactgtaATGTTCCCtacacccatcatgaggttgctacaacctagccaatGAATGAAAGTTTTCAACACAGGTCGAGATAAAAAAAAGATGACAGTGACACATGCAATACAGCCTTGCACacacttgcctgcatctagctgatctagggtgtaatcattagtccaacagttgcaaacgagagttaaTATTGGGCAAATGCATGGAATTTGTATCCCTGTTTCGTTTGCtttcgtttaagaaacgtttttcaacagaagaGGCGGGATGAATACACCACTGATCACGCATAAACACAGTTCAGTGTTAGAGCAGCCACGTATTCCCTCTCTACCTTTTCCCTTCGGTTATGTGACCAGACGAAAAAACCTTTCTAAACCAGACCATGTCATAACCGCTATACACAACCTACATTGTTGTTCTATCAGCTAAAGTAATGTCCTAGTCAacagctaatagaactaatgcgttagtaaacccgctacaatcatgtagTAACGTTACACCGGCGGTCCAGGGGCAAAAACGTAATACAACTAAAagtttaccttgacttggaatagatccagtgttgtgttgggtagtcatagccagctacctaacatagcatccctctgttatagccagctagctaacttagcatccctctgtcatagccagctagctaacttagcatccctctgtcatagccagctagctaatatagcatccctctgtcatagccagctagctaacatagcatccctctgtcatagccagctagctaacttagaatccctctgtcatagccagctagcttacttagcatccctctgtcatagccagctagctaacatagcatccctctgtcatagccagctagctaacttagcatccctctgtcatagccagctagctaacatagcatccctctgtcatagccagctagctaacatagcatccctctgttatagccagctagctaacatagcatccctctgtcatagccagctagctaacatagcatccctctgtcatagccagctagctaacatagcatccctctgtttgagcagggtgtttcaataggctaaactagccagctgcatttgctagctaagtaagtgaaactgaaagtgaaaaagaATGACACTagctctcttgcttctccttcatttttgaagaaattaatttgttgacaactgttcaactattttctttctctctttgagtcaattactcaacacattttatgcactgcagtgctagctagctctaGATTAATTagctgatcctttgattgggtggacatgtcagttcatgctgcaagatctctgataggttggaggatgtcatctgaaagttgtcataattactgtgagTCCATGGAAGGGGGTGGGAACCAAGAgccttctaggttttgtattgaagtcaatgtaccaagaagtggacggaagctagctgtcctccggctacaccatggtgctaccctacagactgctgttgaggctactgtagaccttcattgcaaacagtgttttaatcaattgtttggtgacgtgaatatatttagtgtagGTCTATCTAAAAAGGTCAACTTTTTCAATGtattaacatttttatttttatgaaatttacTGAGGATGGTCCTCATCTGAGGTGCCTCCACTGACACTGATCTGTTGGTCCCagataccatttttttttttaagataggggcgtggatcagaaaaccagtcagtatctggtgtgaccaccatttgcctcatgcagcacgacacatctccttcgcatagtgtatcaggctgttgattgtggcctgtgaaatgttgtcccactcctgttcaatggctgtgcaaagttgctggatattggcgggaactggaacatgctgtcgtacaccgATACAGAGCagtccaaacatgctcaatgggtgacatgtctgagtatatAGAACATGAaaaaacagggacattttcagcttccaggaatggtGTACAGATACTTGCGACATGGGGTTgtgcgttatcatgctgaaacatggcacgacaatgggcctcatgatctcgtcacagtatctctatgcattcaaattgccatcaataaaatacaattgtgcaATAAAACTGTTATAAaagtgtttgttgtccatagcttatgcctgctcgtactataaccccaccaccaacatggggcactctgttcacaacagcaaaccgctcgcctacACAACGCATGGACATGTAGTCTGCGGTTGTCCTCTTAAACCACGTTTAACCacattggaggcagtttatggtagagaaattaacattctattctctggcaacagctctggtggacattcctgtagtcagcgtgccaattgcacgctctttcaaaacttgagacatctgtgacattgtgatgtgtgacaaaacagaacattttagagtggccttttgtccccagcacaaggtgcacctgtgtaatgacaatgctgtttaatccgcttcttgatattcctaacttgtcaggtggatggattatcttggcaaggaGGAAGTGCTTActatcagggatgtaaacaaatttgtgccaaAACATttagagaaattagctttttgtgcgtatggaacatttctggcagagagcctctgacttgcatcccaaatggcaccctaaattTCAAATGGGACCCATAGGGATCTggacaaaagaagtgcactatatagggtatcgggtccccccctcacctccatcccaCTCTGAGTTAATGTGCATTCCGCAGCCCCATGCCTGTGTGCTCCAGACCACAGTTAAGCTGGAGTGTCTGGTGTCCATGACGACATAGAACGCTGCCTGCCCCGGGCCGTGCTAGAGAGAGACGCAGGCCTGCTCCCACTTAGAGCAcagagtaaagacagagagagaaatcatGGAACGCTGCCTGCCCCGGGCCCTGCTAGAGAGAGACGCAGGCCTGCTCCCACTTAGAGCACAGagtaaaggcagagagagaaatcatGAACAGATTTCAGCTGAGGACAGAGTGAGTAGAAGTCGTGGAGGAGGGGgttgggatggaggggagggagggagggagggagcaggaatCTCAATGAAAGGGAAAGCATATCTTAAAAAACAGGTTGGGTGAAGACTTAtctaatactgtctctgtcctaacccctttaaataccctcctaatactaTCTCTGCCCCAAgccctttaaataccctcctaatactgtctctgtcccaacccctttaaataccctcctaatactgtctctgtcctaacccctttaaataccctcctaatactgtctctgtcctaacccctttaaataccctcctaatactgtctctgtcccaacccctttaaataccctcctaatactgtctctgtcccaacCCCTTTAAAtatcctcctaatactgtctctgtcacaacccctttaaataccctcctaatactgtctctgtcacaacccctttaaataccctcctaatactgtctctgtcacaacccctttaaataccctcctaatactgtctctgtcacaacccctttaaataccctcctaatactgtctctgtcacaacccctttaaataccctcctaatactgtctctgccccaacccctttaaataccctcctaatactgtctctgtcacaacccctttaaataccctcctaatactgtctctgtcacagcccctttaaataccctcctaatactgtctcttcCCCAAaccctttaaataccctcctaatactgtctctgtcccaacccctttaaataccctcctaatactgtctctgtcacaacccctttaaataccctcctaatactgtctctgtcacaacccctttaaataccctcctaatactgtctctgccccaacccctttaaataccctcctaatactgtctctgtcacaacccctttaaataccctcctaatactgtctctgtcacagcccctttaaataccctcctaatactgtctcttcCCCAAaccctttaaataccctcctaatactgtctctgccccaacccctttaaataccctcctaatactgtctctgtcccaacccctttaaataccctcctacATCCAAACCTCTTACCTGTGTGACCCATCAAGTGGTTTCATTGAGGAGTATTTAATAAAACTGTTATAAAGAGTTGCATTATGATTGAagaccaacatgtaataactgtaaATTATTATCTCCATATGTGCCCTCTGATCATTCTGTGGAAAAACAAATTAGCTTATTCCTAGAATATAATTATATTCCTCAGATTCAGTTCTAATGGGGAGAGTTAAATGGAAGTCTCCTCAGATTCAGTTCTAATGGGGAGAGTTAAATGGAAGTCTCCTCAGATTCAGGACTAATGGGGAGAGTTAAATGGAAGTCTCCTCAGATTCAGTTCTAATGGGGAGAGTTAAATGGAAGTCTCCTCAGATTCAGTACTAATGGGGAGAGTTAAATGGGAAGTCTCCTCAGATTCAGTACTATTGGGGAGAGTTAAATGGAAGTCTCCTCAGATTCAGTACTAATGGGGAGAGTTAAATGGAAGTCTCCTCAGATTCAGGACTAATGGGGAGAGTTAAATGGAAGTCTCCTCAGATTCAGGACTAATGGGGAGAGTTAAATGGAAGTCTCCTCAGATTCAGTACTAATGGTGAGAGTTAAATGGAAGTCTCCTCAGATTCAGTACTAATGGTGAGAGTTAAATGGAAGTCTCCTCAGATTCAGTAATAATGGTGAGAGTTAAATGGAAGTCTCCTCAGATTCAGGACTAATGGGGAGAGTTAAATGGAAGTCTCCTCAGATTCAGGACTAATGGCGagagttacagttgaagttggaagtttaaactcagtttttcaaaattcttgacatttaatcagagtaaaaattcctgtcttatgtcagttaggatcaccactttattttaagaatgtgaaatgtcataataatagtagtgagagatttatttcagtttttatttctttcatcacattgccagtgggtcagaagtttacatacactcaattagaatttggtagcactgcctttaaattgtttaacttggttcaaacgttTTTGGTAGCCTTTCACAtgcgtcccacaataagttgggtgaattttggccccttcctcctgacagagctggtgcaactgagtcaggtttgtaggcctccttgctcgcacaggctttttcagttctgcccacaaattttctatggaattgaggtcagggctttgtgatggccgctccaagaccttgactttgttgtccttaagccattttgccacaactttggaagtatgcttggggtcattgtccatttggaagactcatttgcgaccaagcttgaacttcctgactgatgtcttgagatgttgcttcaatatatccacatcattttcctgcctcatgatgccatctattttttgaagtgcaccagtccctcctgcagcaaagcacccccacaacatgatgctgccacccccgtgcttcacggttgggatggtgttctccggcttgcaagcctccccatttgtcctccaaacataacgatggtcattatggccaaccacactatttctgtttcatcagaccagaggacatttctccaaaaagtacaatctttgtccccaaaaccgtagtctgtttttttatggcggttttggagcagtggcttcttccttgctgagcggcctttcaggttatgtcgatataggactcgttttacagtggatatagatacttttgtacctgtttcctccagcatcttcacaagtacctgttgttctgggattgatttgcacttttcgcaccaaagtacgttcatctctaggagacaggacgcgtctccttcctgagcggaatgacggctgcgtggtcccatagtgtttatacttgcgtactattgtttgtacagatgaaagtggtaccttcaggcgtttggacattgctcccaaggatgaaccagacttgtggaggtctaaaaatatttatctgaggtcttggctgatttctttagattttcccatgatgtcaagcaaagaggcactgagtttgaaggtaggccttgaaatacatccacagctactcctccaattgactcaaattatgtcagtttgcctatcagaagcttctaaagccatgatatcattttctggaattttccaagctgtttaaaggcacagtcaacttagtgtatgtaaacttctgacccactggaattgtgatacaatgaattataagtaaaataatctgtctgtaaacaattgttggaaaaattacttgtgtcgtttacaaagtagatgtcctaaccgacttgccaaaactatagtttgataacaagaaagttgtggagtggttgaaaaatgagttttaatgaccccaacctaagtgtatgtaaacttccgacttcaactgtaaatggaaGTCTTCCATACTTTCCTCTGACATGACCACATACTTGTTTAATTTATGTTACAAGTCACACCCCTTGTTCAGTTAGGTGACTGAGACAAACAAAGACAGCCATTGATTATCTCCAGAATAAACTACCACAGAGCAGGTAGCTGCTTGCTGTTACGTCCGCGTAGGACAGAAACCACTGTACTTGTCAGAGCATGTAACACAACAAGCTCAGAGAACAccgtttgactctctctctcacacaccttcaAAAGCATTTATTATATGAAACGACGTCTTAGAAAAACACACACCATGACGTTAGAATATACACAAGAATAAGTGATTGATTGTTACATCACGATAATGTTCTGGATAGCCAGCCACACCAGAAACCATGATAGGAGAGAGGCAGTGGCTAGCAACGCTGATAGTACATCACTGAGTTGAGGCCTCccaatgtcagagagagagagagagagagtcatcatGCATCCTCAGTCAAAGATGTTTGCGATTGCCCCTTCACGCTTGAAAACCTTTCTAACACTATATTACAATGAATGTATGATCAAATATTTACAAAGGTCTTAAAATTCACGACTGATTGTTAATATGAACAGAATGCCTTTATTTCATGTAAAGAATATTCTACAGAGTATTTCATTCCCATGCCTGTTCAGTTAGTTACGGTCAGCTGTTGTGCATCCTCCTCACATTGCTACAAAACAAATCAGGAAAGAGAGTGGATCCTTCTGACATTGCTGCAAATAAATACCCATTCCTAGAACGCTTGGGCAGATTATACACAAGtatggtaatatatatatatatactggcaGAATGGTGGATATACTGTACATTTCCAATAGAGGATGACCCAGCTCAACGAGCCAGCAACAACACTTCCACTGTCCTCTTCAGTTCAAATGTCTGAGGCATTATGGGGCATTATGGGTACTCCTCGCCGAGTACCTCCCCTGGCATGCCATGCCCTCCCACTGGGCGAGAAGGAGGGCTGTttgccccatccatcctctcctatGTCCACAAGGCTCGTATTCATTAGTACACGCCGCAGCAGTATGTTTCGCAACggaaaacaaacatttcttattGGTTCAAGTTCAGGTCGTCACTCCCTGATTCAGTCCGTTTTCTTGCGTTTGGTTCCTAATGAATGCCACCCAGTCTTATCAGGCTCATGAGGAAGGCTCTGTggcaccctacatagtgcactacttttgacctttagcttaccagtagtgcactatatagggaatagggtgccatttgggacccaccATGGCTCCTtcctcagaccacagacaccCCCTGGGCAGGGCAGGTGAGAGCGGCAGCTACGTCGGGCCTCTCGATGCGGGCCAGCGCCGAGCACAGAAGCCCCAGAGTGgagccctcctgctgagcccAGTTGGAAAGGAGGGTGTGTACAGGGGCCTCGCCGTGTCCAAACAGGTCCATCTGCTCGGGCTCGTAGCCCAGCGCGGCCCCCAGGGTCCTCCAGGAGCCTCTGCGGCCCCCGCTCCCCTCCTGGAGCAGACGCTCCACCTCCTCCTGTCTGTGGGGGGGCAGGTTGATGTACAGACGGCCGTCCTGCTTACTGTCCCTCTTACTACCTGGGGGTAgaatacacaacagacacagatCGTCACAAGTCCATTCAACAGTTATAATAGATGAGAATAGCCAATAAGAAAAGACGTCTGTaagttgttctggataagagtgtctgataaatgcTAAATGTGCTCTACATTGAGAGAGATGAGAACATGTATTTAACTTGGGCTTCTGTTCTCACTCCAGTAACAGTGTAGTGCAGTGAGGTTAATTGTGGCGTAGTCGTGAGATGGCTGTTGGTTGTTACCTTTACTTGGTTGGCCATCCTGCAGGCTGTGTGAGTCCAGGAACACGCCGCTGTCACTGTGGAGTTTTTCTCCTTCAGGACACGTCCCCAGCTCTGCAGCGCGGGCTTTACCCAACGCCTGCTTCTGCTTATACGACGTCCAGCTGACGAGACATGGGAGGAAACACTTCTACACTCTTCACTAAACATAACAACAGGATCATTTTTATCACAACCTATAACGGAAATACACGACGGCAATCGAAAGGTTTGCAAACAATTCTCCACCCCGTTATGCATTTAACAACTCCCTCCAGCCAATGCTCACACCAATGCAATGCTTCAAGTGTGGAGAATCAGGATGCAGCCAATGAGACGGCAGCGTGTCTCCTGTCAACTCACCACTTGTAGGCGACGTAGAGCAGCAGGCCCAGCACCACAGCAGCCAGAACAGATACGTAGACCAGGATGTGGTTGCTGCTCCCATCATCCTGAGGGGTGAACCCGGGGGCCCTGGGGGCTGCTCCTCCTCCAGGGGCAGGGCTGGCCTCCTCTCCATCATTcaccaaccctaacccaggcAGGCGAGGAGCGGCCAGAGGGCCGTCAGACTCAGGGGGACGAGACAGGATGTGGAGCTTCTTATCTGTTGgttggagagagatgggagactgTTGATTACAGAACCACTGAACCATGAAGGAAACACTAAGGATAGAAGGGGGCCACTTGacatatctgccctgtccttatccccgtctcagcatatctgccctgtccttatccctgtctcaacatatctgccctgtccttatccccgtctcaacatatctgccctgtccttatccccgtctcaacatatctgccctgtccttatccccgtctcaacatagatgccctgtccttatccccgtctcaacatatctgccctgtccttatccccgtctcaacatagatgccctgtccttatccccgtctcaacatatctgccctgtccttatccccgtctcaacatatctgccccgtccttatccccgtctcaacatatctgccctgtccttatccccgtctcaacatatctgccccGTCCTTATcccgtctcaacatatctgccccgtccttatccccgtctcaacatatctgccccGTCCTTATcccgtctcaacatatctgccccgtccttatccccgtctcaacatatctgccccgtccttatccccgtctcaacatatctgccccgtccttatccccgtctcaacatatctgccccgtccttatccccgtctcaacatatctgccctgtccttatccccgtctcaacatatctgccctgtccttatccccgtctcaacatatctgccctgtccttatccccgtctcaacatatctgccctgtccttatccccgtctcaacatatctgccctgtccttatccccgtctcaacatatctgccctgtccttatccccgtctcaacatatctgccctgtccttatccccgtctcaacatatctgccctgtccttatccccgtctcagcatatctgccctgtccttatccccgtctcaacatatctgccctgtccttatccccgtctcaacatatctgccctgtccttatccccgtctcagcatatctgccctgtccttatccccgtctcaacatatctgccctgtccttatccccgtctcaacatatctgccctgtccttatccccgtctcaacatatctgccctgtccttatccccgtctcaacatatctgccctgtccttatccccgtctcagcatatctgccctgtccttatccccgtctcaacatatctgccctgtccttatccccgtctcaacatatctgccctgtccttatccccgtctcaacatatctgccctgtccttatccccgtctcaacatatctgccctgtccttatccccgtctcaacatatctgccctgtccttatccccgtctcaacatatctgccctgtccttatccccgtctcagcatatctgccctgtccttatccccgtctcaacatCAAATCAAGGGCCTTGACACATCTACCATTGGCACAATGTTTTTTTGTAATAAGTCAATGACTGTGTAAAGAATGTGAGGGCTTTCATACCTACAGTTGAAGCAAACACAGTCACAAACAGTGAACATATTTGATAACACTACCAGCTATCTGAATAATGATCTTGTTGCCAAATTTAATCCAGCAGCAGTAGTCTGTGAGGGCCTGTCAGCTCCCAGCCCC
This sequence is a window from Oncorhynchus clarkii lewisi isolate Uvic-CL-2024 unplaced genomic scaffold, UVic_Ocla_1.0 unplaced_contig_10381_pilon_pilon, whole genome shotgun sequence. Protein-coding genes within it:
- the LOC139404973 gene encoding tumor necrosis factor receptor superfamily member 16-like isoform X1, which produces MDALWVCTLFLFVNVALGDACVSGQFSQSGECCSPCPPGHGVEVECGMEDTKCQPCPEGTFSPSDGLSPCLPCARCPAGIPELTSCSATQDTHCDCDQHFYLWRDGKSVAGLCAACTMCGRGEGVVRLCGAQGNTQCTPCRPGTFSEEKSDIKPCQACSQCSDTEVEIRACQLNSDTLCMDKKLHILSRPPESDGPLAAPRLPGLGLVNDGEEASPAPGGGAAPRAPGFTPQDDGSSNHILVYVSVLAAVVLGLLLYVAYKCWTSYKQKQALGKARAAELGTCPEGEKLHSDSGVFLDSHSLQDGQPSKGSKRDSKQDGRLYINLPPHRQEEVERLLQEGSGGRRGSWRTLGAALGYEPEQMDLFGHGEAPVHTLLSNWAQQEGSTLGLLCSALARIERPDVAAALTCPAQGVSVV
- the LOC139404973 gene encoding tumor necrosis factor receptor superfamily member 16-like isoform X2 — protein: MDALWVCTLFLFVNVALGDACVSGQFSQSGECCSPCPPGHGVEVECGMEDTKCQPCPEGTFSPSDGLSPCLPCARCPAGIPELTSCSATQDTHCDCDQHFYLWRDGKSVAGLCAACTMCGRGEGVVRLCGAQGNTQCTPCRPGTFSEEKSDIKPCQACSQCSDTEVEIRACQLNSDTLCMDKKLHILSRPPESDGPLAAPRLPGLGLVNDGEEASPAPGGGAAPRAPGFTPQDDGSSNHILVYVSVLAAVVLGLLLYVAYKCVSSHVSSAGRRISRSRRWVKPALQSWGRVLKEKNSTVTAACSWTHTACRMANQVKVVRGTVSRTAVCTSTCPPTDRRRWSVCSRRGAGAAEAPGGPWGPRWATSPSRWTCLDTARPLYTPSFPTGLSRRAPLWGFCARRWPASRGPT